The segment CTCTCCACTTCCTTGCAAGACTAGTCCAGGTTTTGAATACATGGCATGGCCATGCAATGATGAATAGGTACAAGGTTTATTCCCACCTTGGAACTCAAGCTCTGATGCATTCACCCATGAACCTCCACTGTGTTCGGAGAAATACATACTATGTAATTCTCCATTAAAGTTGCTGACCCTTAAAGTCACATGCTCCCAGTCACCAACATGTTCACCTATCCTTCCTAATGAAATGTTGATGAATTCTACCTTAGCCTTTGCCGCTCCATTGAAGGGGTAAAACACCCATATCGCTATGTCTGAATAGGTTGCACCCAACATAGGTTTTACATGCAAATAAACTTTGGAGTTTTGCAAATCTCCTTTCTTTACTCTTTCCTTGGTTGCTTCGTCTATGGGAAGATCTAGCCAATAGTTACCATCATTTGCACCGCCTTGGGGAAGGTTTGAACCCGTTACCTGTATAGGAACTGGCTTGGATTCTTCTCCCTTCATGTACAGTAGTGCCCCATTCACAAAGAACCAACTGACAGACGATGGGAGGTAAGCTTCATTAGGGTGGAAATAAATCCAAGGAGAGTAAGCTTGGAACAGTGTCTCGATTTGGCGTAGGTTAGGCATGTAAGATAAATTAGCTTTGACATTTTTCAAACATGGTAGAGGAGGATTTTGGGCGACAAATGTTCCTACACGAACTCCCATATATTGGGTTCCTCTATTTTTGGGCCTTGAACTGAAAAAGTTGATCTCTTTTGCATCCACTTCTTTACCAGGTCCCCATATCCATGTCTCATTCTCAGTTTCATCCGTAAAATCAGACCGGACGCAACGTATTTTCTGCAGGGAAGGCTTGTCTTTGGTGTTGGTGATAACATGGCCAACTGCCTTGTATCCTTGTGGAGCAATAGGCAACCAAATATAACCGTTGCCATCTTGCTTGATTTTCAAAGACTCACTGCTCCAGACAAGGGTGTAATCGATGGGTTGTTTTAGTAAAGAATCATCATCACTGTCATCTTTCGCTGCAAGAACCCACCCAGAAAGCAACCTATTGTTGGGCTGCCCATAGCAGCCTAGCATGTAGTACCCATCTGGTATTGATGATGGTTCAAAAAATGAGGCCCCAAGATTTCCTGGTCCCCCTTCGTGAGTTGCCCATacttttggggaagatgatgatatGCCGCACTGGCACACATGTATTCCACCAAGATCAATACTTCCACTCGCAAACCCTTCTCCTGTAATGTAATCCATCATGTTGCGTGCAATTATCAAATTAATATCTTGAAAGAAATGTTTAAATTCGtcaacttaaataaaattttgacaaaatataTCACTTCACATCACATGTATTCTCATGTCGATAATCATTAATCTTTTAAGGGATAATATAATGTTTAGTCCTTGAACTTGACAATTAAGCTCACTTTAGTACATATACTTTTTTTGAGTCCACTTTGGTACTTTAACTTGACAACTACGTCTATATTTGGTCCCTGAACTTGACAATTAGGTTCACTTTAGtacatgtaatttttttttttggtccatTTACTAGAACTTGACAAATAGGTCTATATTTTAGTCCATgaacttgaaaaatataaaagtgtAATGATGTGACATTATGATATTATGTTACATTATCacttgaaaattataaaatttatgcaaAGTTCTAAGTAATGATATGGTACAATATCATAATGCCAAATTCAGTGCTTAGTTTGATCAATTTGACCATTGGATCaactataattaaataaataattaaaaattcataaaaatctaaaaaattgtCAAACTAGTTCAACTTGTTCAACTCTCAATTTTTATCTTGgttttcaatttttatcaattttaagtaattttcgaGTCAATTGATTCAACCCATTTATTCGAACTATTATATCGATCAGCTCTTAGAATGTCACATCTTCAAATCTTAATAGAACCGAAGTTCAAGAATCAAAAGTTATCTAGTTGCCAAGTTCAaggataaaaaagaaaaaaaagaaaaaaaagtgcaGGTATCCAATTGAAGCTAGTTGCCAAGTTTAGAGGCCATAAATCATATTATCCCATGTTTTAATAATCATTAACGAAATGGATGAATTTGTAAAACTATATATCGATCCTTGAGTTATATGCAAGTGATTTAACCAGCCAAAGCcattagagagagagagagagagagagagagaggggtaCCTGGAGGCCATGTTGGTAAGGGAGATGGAAGCCTGAAAGCAGTATCTATTGGCAAAGCCTTCTTCTTCTTTGAGACATCTGACGAAGAAGAGGATGTAAGACAATTCCCCAttgcagtgttttcaacgatgtGTTGATTGAATGTGAAGATAAATATATGAAGATAAAAAAGGGGGTGATATTAACAAGAAGAATATTCAGTTTAGTGCGAGATGGGCAAGGGATTTTGGTACCATGCGAATATAACAACAGTAGAGAGAGGGCAGGGTAATGGATGTGAGTGACGTGCAAGGAAACTAAGCATTTGCGGGCTTTAACATGCTTGGGGACTTTGTTCAACCTCTCTTCTACACCAAGCTGCTTGTCTTTCCTTTTGGATTGCCTTTGGTTTTCTTGTTTTATGGAACTACgtcttaatatcattattattatatacataaatagGAGTTCTTATACAACCCAACTTAGTACTTTGTGACTAACTCTCATAAAACTATGTTTACATGGATGCTGAAATTAACCAGGTTTCATCAGCACAGATTCGAAGGTTAGGTCGAAAAGTGAGAAAATTTGAGTAAACATATAAGGTTAAAAAATAGgtttcaataaaaaaaaataatactcATTTTCTAAACGAATCAAGTCTTTGGTAGAATTTTTGGCTCGAGCTCGAATATGTTATTTTGCtgtcattttgctattatattgttactattttgttgtaattgtttgaatattatatgattcttattttattattaattttgctcctattttagaggcatttgctaaCCGAACTCCaactattttagtattatttaagtttaaagattttttaatgtattttaatttattgagAAATACTTATTTTAATGTTTGTcttgtatttgatgtattatattttttaaatttatttttatctaaaaaaattaatacagATGGATCAGATCAGACTCAggtttaacatttttaatttagATCAAATTTAGACAGAATTTTAAGCTCATTTTTTGAGTCGATCCTATGCCTAGAAAATGGAGCTAAAATCTTGCACTGACCTGACCCAAACTCTGTTCGACTCATGATTAGATTTAGTAACACCTCTTTTGAGTCATGTCaggttttaaaaaaattgaacgaAGGGTCTAAGATTAAATATCccttttaagtttttaaatttaaataaaataacaagaCCCAATATGGTAAATATctctttaaatatatttattaagtaTTGGAGAAATTAAGTTGAAACATTAGCCTTCTTTTTGTTCTTCTCCTACTTCCTTCATTATTTTCCTTTCTATTCTCTTCTTCCATGAGAGACTCAGTCGTCGTCATCATTATGCTGCCCTCCGGCCTCCATTCAAGTCAAAATTGGGACCAAACGATTCgcctttttctcttctttctgaTTCTCCAGTTAGCTTTCTTGAAAAACTTatcaaaacttataaaatttttcacaaTCTTTAGAACTTTTCAAGCCACGATCTGCAAATCTGACTGTTGAATCGTCACGGAACTTCAACCATGGCTTCTCCTCACCACTTTCAACATCTTGGCCGTTCGAATTTCTGAAACGATGCTTGAATCTCAAGTACTCAAAAACCCGAAATTGATCTTAGGTTTTGTTTGCTCTGGACTTATGGTTTTGTTTGTGATGTTAATTATTCTCTACTTTTCCTCTCGCGCAATGGGTCAGGgtcaataataaaaataatagcagTTTACACCCCATTCATATCCAAATACATATCTATCTAtagtataattttataataattttttaatttagttcttcaaatcaaattcaaaatcatcaatttcTCTATAATGACAACTTGTTAAATATTTACTAATTGAAAAAATTGATGCATGGGTTAGTTGATTAAGGTTCTCACAATCAAGAATCTAtagaaatttgaagaaaataGCTTGATTATCTTTGCAATTTGGTATGGCCGAATAAAGCTTTCAACAATagaatttttctcctttcttttgttCTTTTAGTGGACGGTGGAAGAAGATGAAtgtttctcatctttctttccaCTTAGTTTAGTATATATAGGTTAATTAGTTTATTAATGATTATTCTAATTTATTACTTAATTAATTTCACTAATCAAAAACAAGTCGATATTCATTGTATTTTcacttttcaattcaatttaatggttaaataaCCATTTAGGTCCTTTGAATTATTACTGACTAgatttttaagtatttttaatttaaaatttaataaagattaaattttataatttaatctaagttttaattaattattttcttgATTAATTAAGTAGCATATCAGCGGTAAGAACCCTTCAATAGCAGAAACAAATATGGGTTTGAGTAGTATATCATGTCTGACATCATTGACCCAATGATTATCAGACTAATGTTAATGTTTATTAATGGTTGGGTTTCAATAATTAAACTTGGAACCAGTCATATCACCAAATCGGTTTCAATATGGATTTCATGAAAACAAAGATTCAACCCCAGTTTTGCAACGCAATAATATAATAAGAACTTTATGATGGCGACTGCCTCTGTCTCTTTGAACATGGAAGAACAACAAAGAAACCTATTCTTTTTTAATGGAAAACCAGGAAAAGTCTTTGGTCAAAGCTTGGCTTTCCATGGTGTGTTTCGTTTTTTTACTTAAACTACTGTTAATGGAAGAAATTACCTGCAATAACTGTTAATGGCTGACTACGATATTAGCAAAAGAAACATGGCGACCATGAGAAAATTTCCATGTATTTCCTTGCTTCTTTTTTCATGCTTTTGCATGCAGGTTTTCAATGGAACAGTTGCAGCCACTGATACCCTTTTCCAAGGTCAAATCATGACGGCCTCAGGTCTGTTAACATCTTCTGGAAATGCCTTTGAGTTGGGGTTCTTTTCAACTGGCTCAACTAATCTGTATTTGGTGATTCGGATGAAGAATGTTGCAACCAAGGATATTGTGTGGATTGCCAATAGAGACCTTCCTTTCACTGGTTCATCTATGATTCTCACCATCAATGATGATGGATACCTTGTGATTGTGAATGGCAGAATAAGTTATAGGGTGAGTGATGATCCGTCATCAAGCCAAAATGTGAGTGTAACGCTGTTGGATTCTGGGAATTTGGTTCTAAGAGATAGGAATATGGATATACTATGGCAGAGCTTTGATTACCCTTCAAACACTTTTTTGCCTGGGATGAAGCTTGGTTACAATAATAAAACAGGGAAAGTTTGGTCTCTAACATCTTGGTTGGATGAAGAAGACCCAAATAATGGGGATTTCGAGGTGAGAATGGTATCAAATGAAGTGTTCCTCATGAGGGGTACCGAAATATTATGGAGTAGTGGACCTTGGAATGGCCATGGTTTTGACTTGATGCCTGAAATGAGATTGAACTACATCTTCAACTACAGCTTGTATAGCGATGAAAACGAAACATATTTTTCGTATTCATTGTATAATCCTGAAACTATAACTAGATTCAGCCTCGATGTTGACGGACGTATGAGAGAATTTGCATGGCTTGaaaattatcaacaatggaatttGTTCTGGTCTCAACCAAGACAGTTTTGTAGCATTTTAAACTCTTGTGGCTCATTCAGTCGATGCTTTGAGGATACTCAGAGTTGCAAGTGCTTGCGAGGTTTTTATCCATCGGAGAACCGACAAGGTCACAATGGTGGATGTATCAGGAGTACGCCCCTAACATGTGGGAATGGAGATAATAAAGACAGATTCTTAGGGATTGATGATGTGACCTATCCTTTAAGTTCCATGCAGCAAATCAATGCTTCAAATCCTTTTCCATATTTAGGCCCTCAAATTTCGATCTCCGATGAGAATTCGTGCAAAGAAGCTTGCTTGAATAACTGCAGTTGCAGTGCATATGCATACAACACAACAGGCCATTGCGCAATATGGTACGGTGACCTTATTAATCTTCAACAATTATCATCAAATTATCCAACAGGACATAAAATCTTTGTCAAACTTGCAGCTTCCGAATTCAACAATGGCAAAGGTACTTTCTTATTAAAAACTTTGAGCTAAATTGACCATTAAATTGTTTCACATTCTTACTTTCTTGAATTCGAGTTCTAGCAGCCAAATGGGACGTATGGATATTTGCACTTCCTGTTGGTCTACTGGTGCTTCTTACTGCATCCTTCTTTATTTTTCGGTGGAGGAAGAGTCTTAAAAACAAAGGTAATTTGTTTCGTATTGGTTTTTCTGAATCGATTAGCAAGCTTGTTCGATATTCGAAAGGATGTACTTACATATGCAGACCTCTCTGTCTCTGAGAACAGGGGAGATGGAAGATACAAGGCGGGATATACTACTCTTTGATTTGGAGATGAGCATCACAGCTAGTAGCAATGATTTTTCGGGTTCCGAAAACTCTCGAAATAGAAGGAAGGACCCTGCATTTCCGCTGTTTAGCTTAGCTAGCATATCGATAGCTACCGAAAATTTCTCCTTGGAGAATAAGCTGGGAGAGGGAGGATTTGGACCTGTTTATAAGGTATTAAGTCTATCACATTTTAAGACTATTACCAGAAATGGAGTTTAGGTATTGAATGATTTCGCTTGCAGGGAAAACTATTAAATGGACAAGAAATAGCAGTGAAAAGGCTTTCGAAACGGTCCGGACAAGGGCTGGAAGAGTTGAAAAACGAGACGATGCTTATAGCAAAGCTTCAACATAGGAACCTTGTTAGACTATTGGGTTGCTGTTTAGAACAAGGGGAAAAGATATTGAtctatgagttcatgcctaacaAAAGCCTGgatttatttctttttggtttGTGATATATGAAGCCTTAAAATTTCCTTCCCCCCCACTCCCCCCAAGAATTTCTTTTGATATGCAAAATTTGTAACAGGAACAAACAATGACGGGTTACTAGACTGGGGAACACGAGTTCGAATAATCGAGGGGATTGCACAAGGTCTTCTGTATCTTCACCAATATTCGAGATTACGGATCATACATCGAGATCTTAAGGCAAGCAATATCCTGTTAGACAGTGAAATGAACCCGAAAATATCAGATTTCGGGTTGGCAAGAATGTTTGGTGATGACAAGTTACAAGCAAATACTAAAAGGATTGTAGGAACTTAGTAAGTGAACTTCAAAACTCCAGAAACTTATAACACTATCTGCTACTCTAAATCTCTTTCACTTAAGAATCTGATCAATTTTTGTGTGAAATTGATGCAATATAGTGGCTATATGTCGCCTGAATACGCCATGGAAGGCCTTTTCTCTATTAAATCCGATGTGTTCAGCTTCGGTGTGCTGCTGTTGGAGATAGTGAGTGGCAAGAAGAACACTGGCTTTTACCATAGCAGTTCTCTTAATCTAATTGGACATGTGAGTCACAAATTTTCCCCATTAAACCCGAACTTGATACTCTCATTCGAGTCTGACTAACTTGGTTTGTTTTTTCCCATTTTACCTCAAGTTTCACATtcaaacatgttttttttttacttcaggCATGGGAATTTTGGAAAGGAGATAAAGTTCTTGAATTGGTGGATCATAGATTGGAAGACCTAGTTTCATATCCCATGCTGTACAGATACATTCAAGTGGCACTTCTTTGTGTTCAAGAAATGGCTGCCGACAGACCGACAATGTCAGAAGTTGTCTCGATGCTTACCAATGAACTTACAGTTCTAAATTCTCCCAAACAGCCAGCATTCTCTAATTCAAATCAGCCTTCAAGCAGGCCCGCAACACTTTCAGCGAATCACATAACAGTTTCTATAATGGAACCTCGATAGTTTTTTCGATCTTAGTTCGAAAGTTCTGAGAATCCGCCATGATATGTAGATAGAGTTAAGCAAATTGGGTGCGAGTCTGCTTAGTTCCATGTCTTATACATTAGAAAGCCCTCTTTGCTAAGAATTATGATTTTCGTCCATCATGGGAATTTTAGTCCCGATTGTACTCTATTTTTTTAGTCTAAGTCCCTATTGGGCTACAACTAAATTTGTAGTCGTGCCCAAGTTATACCGCTAAATATGGAGTTGA is part of the Gossypium arboreum isolate Shixiya-1 chromosome 5, ASM2569848v2, whole genome shotgun sequence genome and harbors:
- the LOC108453585 gene encoding hypothetical protein At1g04090-like, giving the protein MGNCLTSSSSSDVSKKKKALPIDTAFRLPSPLPTWPPGEGFASGSIDLGGIHVCQCGISSSSPKVWATHEGGPGNLGASFFEPSSIPDGYYMLGCYGQPNNRLLSGWVLAAKDDSDDDSLLKQPIDYTLVWSSESLKIKQDGNGYIWLPIAPQGYKAVGHVITNTKDKPSLQKIRCVRSDFTDETENETWIWGPGKEVDAKEINFFSSRPKNRGTQYMGVRVGTFVAQNPPLPCLKNVKANLSYMPNLRQIETLFQAYSPWIYFHPNEAYLPSSVSWFFVNGALLYMKGEESKPVPIQVTGSNLPQGGANDGNYWLDLPIDEATKERVKKGDLQNSKVYLHVKPMLGATYSDIAIWVFYPFNGAAKAKVEFINISLGRIGEHVGDWEHVTLRVSNFNGELHSMYFSEHSGGSWVNASELEFQGGNKPCTYSSLHGHAMYSKPGLVLQGSGEIGIRNDTAKSKIVMDTGLQFSLVAAEYLGSTTIVEPPWLNYFREWGPKISYNLADEIKKVEKVLPGKLKTAFEKFINGLPDEVLGQEGPTGPKVKRNWNRDEV
- the LOC108451645 gene encoding G-type lectin S-receptor-like serine/threonine-protein kinase B120, giving the protein MADYDISKRNMATMRKFPCISLLLFSCFCMQVFNGTVAATDTLFQGQIMTASGLLTSSGNAFELGFFSTGSTNLYLVIRMKNVATKDIVWIANRDLPFTGSSMILTINDDGYLVIVNGRISYRVSDDPSSSQNVSVTLLDSGNLVLRDRNMDILWQSFDYPSNTFLPGMKLGYNNKTGKVWSLTSWLDEEDPNNGDFEVRMVSNEVFLMRGTEILWSSGPWNGHGFDLMPEMRLNYIFNYSLYSDENETYFSYSLYNPETITRFSLDVDGRMREFAWLENYQQWNLFWSQPRQFCSILNSCGSFSRCFEDTQSCKCLRGFYPSENRQGHNGGCIRSTPLTCGNGDNKDRFLGIDDVTYPLSSMQQINASNPFPYLGPQISISDENSCKEACLNNCSCSAYAYNTTGHCAIWYGDLINLQQLSSNYPTGHKIFVKLAASEFNNGKAKWDVWIFALPVGLLVLLTASFFIFRWRKSLKNKGEMEDTRRDILLFDLEMSITASSNDFSGSENSRNRRKDPAFPLFSLASISIATENFSLENKLGEGGFGPVYKGKLLNGQEIAVKRLSKRSGQGLEELKNETMLIAKLQHRNLVRLLGCCLEQGEKILIYEFMPNKSLDLFLFGTNNDGLLDWGTRVRIIEGIAQGLLYLHQYSRLRIIHRDLKASNILLDSEMNPKISDFGLARMFGDDKLQANTKRIVGTYGYMSPEYAMEGLFSIKSDVFSFGVLLLEIVSGKKNTGFYHSSSLNLIGHAWEFWKGDKVLELVDHRLEDLVSYPMLYRYIQVALLCVQEMAADRPTMSEVVSMLTNELTVLNSPKQPAFSNSNQPSSRPATLSANHITVSIMEPR